From the genome of Methanoregula boonei 6A8:
TTCGCCTTTCTTGCTTGCTATCTGGACATCGATCCTGCCGACCCGCCCGGTTCTCTGGAGATCCCGCAGGTCAAGGTCTTCGCCGAGTAACCCTTCAGTCTGCCCGAAAATGGCACCGACTACGTCAGGTTTCTCGACCACCCCCTCTGCAGTGAGGCTGATGTGAATAAGGTACTTGGTAGTATCCGGTGAATACACGTAAACGCACCCCCATGTATCATGCGATGGATGAAATGCCTGATCATAGGTATAAATTATATATACTGTGTTGAATTACTTAAAGTGTAGGTTCAGGGATACCTTTTTATCTGTATCGCCCGGGTGGCGGCAGCAGGGTATTATCCCGGTCTTTTCAGCAGGAAACCCGTGGCTCTTATCTGCTAATCTTTTGAAAAGAGGAGCCCGGACAACCGTTCTTTTGTGATGCCGGCAATCCTCACCTTCTTCTGGGACGAGGTAAGTCCGGCAACAATAGTGACCGAAGCAGCAGGTACACCGGTACCTGCACTGATAATTCCGATAACCGCTTTATTTGCCTTACCGTTTACCGCAGGCGCGGCAACCCGGCAGCCGATAGCCTTGCGCCATTCATTGTAGCCTGCAGGAAAGAGATCTGATTTTGCACCGGCGGTGACTTCGATACTGACAAGAACACCATCGCGATCTTCAAGGACTGCATCCGCGATCGTGGACATTTTTGCCTCGGGAAAGGAAGTGTCGCCCGGCGTAAACACACGCGGATCACCAGTGGCTGTTACCGTTCTTCACCGGTGGAAATAACCCTTGCGCCGGGCGATGCCTGTCGCGCACCCGGGTTGTCCCATGGATCACATCCAGGCACTTGCCAATCGATCACCCGGGGACCTATGGGTGCGCTGTGTCGGCACCCTGTTTCATCTGTTGCACAGGGTATTTAGCATTTCTGCGAGCCCGATCGGGGATTTGTCTCCCTTTCACCTCTTCCTGCTCCCCAAAATCCTCCGTTTTACTCGTCTCATCACGGTGACGGGAGATACCCTTTGCCGGGATACCAGGCCGGATGTGTGTCGAAAAACTCCCCGTCACAAAATGCGATCTCCCCGCCAAGTATCACTGTCCGGGGAAAGATGGCCGGCAGCCCTTCAAACGGTGTCCATCCGCACCTGCTGTGCAGGAATTCCGGCTCTACGGTACTGGAAGACCGGGGATACAGGGCAAAATCCGCACGGTCGCCCGGGGAAAAACCGGCCGGGGGAATACCGATAAGCGCTGCGGGTGCTGTTGAAGTCTTTCGGATTACATCCGCAAGGGAGATCTGTTTATCCAGCACCTTTGCCATGAGCAGGGGAACGAGCGTCCCAACACCCGGAACTCCTGAGGGCGCATCCGGGAAGGGGAGTGCCTTTTCTGCTGCGGTGTGAGGTGCATGATCGGATGCGATCACATCGATGCGATCCCATCTCTCCCAGAGGCTCTTCCTCTCGCGTTCAGTTCTCACGGGAGGATTTACCTTGAACCGGCAGTCTGCATCACCGGTCATCTCCCGGGAGAGGAAGAGGTGGTGGGGAGTAACCTCCACGGATCCCTGTGCGGCATCTATCGATCCTGCCGTGCTCATGTGGCAGAAATGGAGCCGGCACCCGCAGGTGTTGCATTCCCGGACTGCGATCACGGCTTCTTTTTCCTGCACTCCAGAGCGCAGGGCATCGTGGGCGGCAAGACCCGTATCTTCACCGGGAGTGATCCCTTCTGCATGGACCGTGGCAAGACCCCCCAAAGCCTGGATGCGATTAAGCGCGCGGGAGAACACGGCTTTATCCACGGCTTCACCGTAACTTGACGGGGCAAAGAAGATCTCCCCAAATGCCATGGCCCCGGCCATCCACATTGCTTCTATCGGAGTGCCCGGCGTAATCCCGCTGTTGACGGCAAAGCTGCAGGATGAATGTGCCTGAGCATCACGGACCCGGTTAAGAAATAATTCCGGCGATGTAAGGGGCGGGATCGTGTTTGGCTGGTCCACAACGACCGTTACTCCGCCGGCAAGCGCGCTCCTGCTCCCGGTCTCCCAGTCCTCTTTTGCCGACTGGCTCCCTCCCCGCATGTGGACGTGGATATCCACGGCAGCCGGCAGGACAAAAAGGCTGGTGCAGTCAATTTTCTTATCTCCTGCCGCCACTCCGGCGCCGGCGTGGACGACCCGGCCGTTGCGAATCGTGATATCTGTCCTGCGCCCATCGGGAAGCTGGACATTGACAAGGACAAGACCGGGAGCGCTCTCCATGCAATACGATCGGTACCGGAATCATATAGTAATGCTGTTTTGCAAAAAGCCGGTGCAGGACTTTTCAGGAATCAATCCAATCCTTTTTCAACTGTGTCCCGGAATAAAGATCTAGTGGCCGGAACCGGGGAGAAAAAAATCCCCGAATCCTCTGCAAGAGGTCCGGCGCTATGGGGGAGTTTATGGATAAGGTAATCAAAGTCGCGCTCGGGCTCTTTATTGTTATTCTGGTCGTGTTTGTTTCTATTGTCTCGTACATGATCTATGTGGATACGATGTACCGGGATTCTCTTTCCAGCAATTACGAGTACTCCTGCACCATCTCGACTGAGGGCGTCCTGTCCAATGTCACGCTTTTCCTGCCGGTTCCCGCGGACATTCAGGGAAATTCGCCGGTGATTGCACAGATCAGCAGCCAGGATATCTCCGGGGTTCCTGCGAACTGGAACCTGACGCTCTTTGATACCGGCAAGGGAACGCTCCTGCAGGTGGCAGCGCCGGTGATCGGGCAATCCCCGGCTAACGGGAATGCGCAGCCAGTTACGGTATCCCTTACGGTGAATGTGTCATCACCGGCTCTTATTGATACTGCATCGCCGGTTGCACATGCTGCGGTGTTCCGCCCGGTCCAGAATATCCAGACGGTTTCCTGTCCTGCCGATGCAGCAGCGTTCGCCGGTAATTTGTCCTGTTACCAGTACCAGACAAGTATCTACGCGGATTATACGGCCGCACCAACGGCATCGCTTGCCATCAGTGCAGGTGTCACCGGGACAAATTCCTGGAAGATCTTCTCGCCGGCCTCAAACGGGTACCGGAATACGATTAGCGTGCCAACCCTGCACGGGGAGAATCACGGGTGGGTGAACGCAGTTGGCGGAATAGTGGCGGGCATCGGGTCGTACGATGTCCCCTCAATCTGATCCTTTTTTTCTCACACTCAGGAACTGATTCCCATGGATAAACGATCCGATACCCGGGCAAACGGAACGCGCCGTGACGCCATCCGTCCCGGCTGCATAGTGGATATCGTTCTCAAGGAGGACCAGCGGAGCGGAAAAGTGACCCGGGGCATAGTCCAGGATCTCCTGACCAACTCCGCGACGCACCCGCACGGCATCAAGGTTCGGCTCCGGGACGGGCGAGTCGGGCGGGTAGCCTGTGTCATCGGGACTGAAGAGTCCTCCGGCACCGGGCACTGATCGACGCCGCAGGGGCCGGCCGCAACCGTTAAAAAAAGATTCTCCTTATTTCCAGTCCCGTGAGACGATAGTACTGCCCTCTTCTTTTTTGCGCTCAATCTCCGCTTTGAGGGAGGCAAGCATCTCCGGGCTTACCAGGCTCCCGCTCATGATATAGAGGGAGCGCTTCTTTGTCTCCGGGTCGGTCTCGTACGTCACGATGAAATCCTCGTGATTGGCCAGAGCCGCAAGGAGCATCTCTGGCAGGGTATCTACCAGGGTCTTCTTTGTCCGTACCCGATGCTTTTTGATCAATGTCATGCCGGTGTATTTTCCCTCTGATCCAATAAGGACTCTCCGGTTTTCTCTCCGGGTGGGAATGGCCGGATGCGAAATGCGCTTTGAGGGAGCCTGGCCCCCTCGGTCGGGCAGAGTCTTTTTTTTCCGGAAGCTTCGGAGATCGTGATGCGATCTTTTTTTTAGAAAACCTCATCTGCCGGGTTGATGAATTGAAGAGATTGGATCCCGCCTTCAGGGTGCTGGGATGGCATGCATCACGCGGGTAAAAAAAATTCAGGGTGTCTTTTGCACGCCATATATTTTGCATTGCTGCTTTTTCTATAGCAAAGATATTTTGGGGCTTCCGGGATCATCGTTCCACCGCATACCTCATTACCCGGTAAAGATATACCGGTATTTGGAGAGATGGTGTATGCGGGATCTCATCACTACTGCTGAAATCTGGAAGGAAGGCAGCATGTACACATCCTACTGCCCGGAACTTGATATTGCCAGTTGCGGTCACACTCAGGAAGAGGCGCGTAAGAACTTACGGGAAGTCATCGCCATCCAGCTGGAAGAAACGGAAAAACTGGGAACTCTCGATGATCTCCTCAATGAATCCGGGTATACCCGGGAGGGGAATGTCATAAAGACCGGCAAAAAAATTGTTTGCTTTGAAGAGATCAGGATCCCGGTTTCAATACAGTAATATGAAAAACCGCTCAAAAGTACGAGAGCATCTGCTTTCGATCTCTTTTCTAAAACAACCTGTCTTGGGTGATGCCCGGTGAAAAAAATTTCCCCCACGGATTGGAAGACGCAGGTGAGGATATTTGAAAAAGCGGGATGTACATTCATCCGCCAGAGTGGCGATCATCTTATCTTCCATCACCCTTCTGCAAAACGGGCTGTCGTGATTCCCCGGTATGATGAAGTCCCGGTTACAATCATCCTCAACAATATGAAAACTATTGGCATGACGCGGGAAGATTACCTGCGACAGATCCACGAATAACCGGAACCTGATCCGGTACCGGTTCTTCCTCATCCCGCCCCCAAAATACTCCCATAAAACGCTTCTTTTCGGTTCTCGTGGAAATAAGGGCAGTAAATCGGCTTATTTGGCAAAATACGCCAAAATTGAGCCCCATATAATGCCCATAATCGGCCTGTAATGGCCTTTTTTCGGCACTTTTTTCCCGGAAAGGGACAAATGCCCGTTTGAGGTGAGATCAGGGCAGGAAAGGGCCTTTATGAGGTTCATTAAAATCGTCAGATTGCAAAAATACGGCTTATTTGGGCTTGGATTAAAACGGAGCCCAAATTGGGCTCCGATGGTACCCCAAAAAAGGGTCATCCGGGCTCAATTTGGGGCCGGATGGGATGAGGTCCGCAGGGAGCACGCGGGGAGGAGAGGAGTGCTCAAAAGGGTGCAAAAACCCGGGTCAGGGTACTAGGAATTAATATCCTCTTTTGCTAATCTATTCTGTGAGAGCAACGAGGCGGCCGGCATGGACATCTACGAGCTTATCGCACAAAAAAGACCGGACATTCTTGCACTCGCAGATCGGTTTGCCATAAAAAACATCCGGATCTTCGGCTCGGTTGCCCGCAAGGAAGCAACAGAAAAAAGCGATATCGATTTTTTAGTGGAGTTTCCTCCGGGCACATCGCTCATCACCCATGCTGCATTCCAGCAGGAACTCTCGGAACTGCTCGGGCGAAGTGTTGATGTTGCATCGGCAAACGGGATCAACGAACATTTCCGCAGGATCGTGCTACAGGAAGCCGTGCCGCTATGAGAACTGATCGTGATCGTCTCCGCGATATTCTTGAAGCAGTCAGTAAGATCGAAAGGAAACTTCCGGACTAAACCCTCCCATTTTGCATCAGTGGGGATATCGTGGGGGCTGTCGCCCCCACACCCCCACGAGCGAGAGAGCCGCCGCCCCCGACGGGGCGCCCCCGCGGCGGCATTGAAATAGAATCATCCACCGCACTTGCCCAAGCAGAGGGCCCGATGAGGCGCCCGAGCGACTATGAGCAAAAGCGAGGAGGGGAAGGAATCGCAATAAAATATTTCTGGGGTTTTGAAAAGAGATTGATGCCCGACGCGCAAAACGCCTCGTCGGGTTTTGCGCTACGCACTTACCGGGATCCCAGTGCCTCTAAAAATCCATAAAGTGGGACGTCTCAAATGGGATCATGTCAGAATCTGTAGGAAAAAGGACTCACCAAGAAAGATGGATGGAATTTCTGGCTTGGGTTGTGGCTATTGCAGCATTTGCTTCAATAACTCTGCAAGTAATCGCTTTAACAGACCCATTACGAATCGTAGAAGGAGTACTCACGGATATATTTCTTCTCGTGGCTGTCAGTATTTCGTACATCACCGTTGTTAAAGGAAAGGATTAACTTTTTTAGAATCCGCAGTTTCCGGAACCCATAAAAAAGAAAATGCTACCTTAAAAAAAGAAGATTCTGCAAGTAAAACTTCAGAAAAAGTGCGAGGGATGGGAGTCGAACCCATGAATCCCTGCGGAACTGGATCTTAAGTCCAGCCGAGTTGGCCACTTTCGTACCCTCGCGCCCTATAGTATTTGCCTGTAGGATAAAAAGAATCGTGGCGTTTGCGGGTCCGGCAAAAAGAGAACCTGCCCTGCCGGGATACATCACATCCGGAGTCCCCGAGGATATCCTTTGAGCCGGTGGCCGGGTTTACCCGCAGGGGTTGGTGCCAGCGCGAACGCATTATATCATTTGCCGTATCCATACTGTATCCGGCGAGTGCATGACATCCTTTACCTGTACCGGCTGGGTTGAACGGGACGGTACCCGGCTTTCCCCGGCAGAGATCGAGAAGGTGGTGCGGGCCGATCCGGCAGGGGTCCGGACGTTCGGCGGCGAATTCTTCCTCTCATGGGATACGTGTCATGCACGCGATCATTTTGGCATCATCCCGGGCCCGGGCCCGAAGGGTGCGCTTGTCTGCAATGGCGAGGTGCTGAGTCTGATCGAGCCGGACCCGGCACCGTGCACCCTTGAGGAAGCGATTGTGACCGCGGTCCGGCTCCGCAGCGATGAGGGTGTTACCGCACTCTCGGGCGGCGTGGACTCGGGTCTTGTGGCTGCGCTTGCACAGCGCGAATGCGTGGCTGTCGGTATGAAGGGTTCCCATGATCTTGCCCGTGCGCGGCGTGCGGCAGACCTTCTTGGCCTTACCTGTACTGAGGTTGAGATCACTTCCCCTGAGATCGAGACAGCCCTCCCGAAGGTAATTGCGGCTATACCAAAAAAAGACCCGGTCAATACCGGTATCGCCCTCACCATGTATTTTGTTGCCCGGTGGGCAGGAGAGCACGGGTACCGCCGCATCCTTGCCGGGCAGGGGGCAGACGAGCTCTTCGGCGGCTATGCCCGGTATCTCACCTCTCCTACCCTTGAAGAAGATCTCGCACGGGATGTTGCAGGGCTGGAATTCCAGGCCGCACGCGACCAGGCAGTTGCCGCCCTGTTTGGGACATATCTCTCCATGCCCTACCTGGATATCCGGGTTGTGCGCGCTGCACGCGCCATCCCGGCCTGCGAAAAAGTACGGGACGGGCAGCGTAAAATCCCCCTGCGGGAAATTGCAGCGCACCACATCCCGCAGGAACTGGCCGGCTATGAGAAGAAAGCCATGCAGTACGGGAGCGGGGTTTGGGGAGAGCTAAAGAAGCTTGCCCGTAAAAATGGTTATAAAACGTCCGTGCAAGATTACATAGACCACATCGGACGGGTGGAACATGGTCACTGAAAAAGACGTAGAGCATATCGGTGAACTTGCCGATATCGGCATCGATACCCATGAACTTGCCACTTTTACCGGCCAGTTCAATGCAATTGTGGAATATTTTGACGTGCTTGACCGGGTGAAGGGAGACGGAGCGGTCAGCCGGGATCTCTATAATATCCTCCGGGATGACGAGATCGAACCGTCGCTCCCGCAGGAAGAAGCGTTAAAGAATGCCGGGGCACAGGAAGACGGGTTTATCAAGGCCCCACGGGTGATGTAGTGGCAGAGCATACGATCCGTTTTGAACCAGACGACCGGTACAACGCGTTCCTGACCGTCTGCCCGCACCCGGACCATGGCAAAGGAGATCTCTCCGGCATCGCAGTTGCCGTCAAGGACAATATCTCAACCCTGGGCATCGAGACTACCTGCGCATCAAAGATCCTCAAAGGCTATGTTCCGCCCTACGATGCGCACGCGGTGACCCTGCTCAAAAATGCCGGCGCAGCGGTGGCCGGCAAGACCAACATGGACGAGTTCGGGATGGGCACAAGCACCGAGAACTCGGCGTTTGGTCCCACCTTAAATCCCCGTGACACCGGAAGGGTTCCCGGCGGATCTTCCGGGGGAAGTGCTGCCGCGGTTGCAGCGGGCATGGTGCGGATGGCGCTTGGCACTGACACCGGGGGTTCAATCCGCTGCCCCGCTGCGTTCTGCGGGATCGTGGGCCTGAAGCCTACGTACGGCCGGGTCTCCCGGTACGGCCTGATCGCGTACGCAAATTCGCTGGAGACGATCGGTCCGATGGCAGCAAACGTGTCCGATGTCTCGCTGCTGATGTCGGTGATTGCCGGGCACGACCGGCGGGACACCACCTCGTACGACCGGCCGTACCAGCACACCCCGTCCGCTGAGATAAAAAGGCTGAGGATCGGTATCCCGGAGGAGTACTTCGGGGCAGGGGTTGACCCGGAGGTTGCATCCGTAGTCAAGAGGGCGATAGGCCGGCTTGAAGAGCTCGGCGCCGTCACCGTCCCGTGCAGCATCCCGTCGATGGAATATGCACTCGCCGCTTACTATGTGATCTGCACCAGCGAGGCCAGTTCCAACCTTGCGCGGTTCGACGGGGTCCGGTACGGCCCGGCTGCCGATACCAAAAAGTCGTGGCATGCGGCGTACCAGGACGTGCGGAAGCAGGGGTTCGGCCCCGAGGTCCGGCGCCGGATCATGCTCGGGACGTTTGCCCTTTCCTCGGGATATTACGGGAAGTATTATGCAAAAGCGCAGGTGGCCCGGGAGAATGTCAGGAAGGACTTTGCCCGGCTCTTAACTGACGTGGACGTGCTCTGTGGTCCCACGATGCCAACCATCGCGTTTAAGCTGGGCGAAAAGAGCGACCCGCTCTCCATGTACCTTTCCGATATCCTGACCGTGCCGGTGAACCTTGCCGGTATACCGGCGATCTCGGTGCCCTGCGGGAAGGTGCAGGGGATGCCGGTCGGGCTCCAGGTGATGGGCAGGCCGTTTGAAGACGAGCGCGTGGTGGACGTTGCCTATGCGTACGAGCAGGCGGTGAAGGCATGATCGATGCAGATGTGATCGTTGGCCTTGAGGTCCACTGCCAGCTGGATACAAAGAGCAAGCTCTTCTGCGGCTGCTCCACGGATTACCGGGACGATGGCCCCAACACCCATGTCTGCCCGATCTGCCTTGGCCTCCCGGGCACGATGCCGGCCTTAAACAAGCGTGCAATCGAATACGCCATGAAAGTGGCAAAAGCGCTCAACTGCACGATTGTCCCTGAGTCCGAGTTCTCGCGGAAGAACTACTTCTACCCAGACCTTGACAAAGCTTACCAGATTACGCAGTACGACAAGCCGCTTGCACAGGGCGGATATGTCGAGATCGAGGGCGACGACGGGAAGGAGCGGAAGATCCAGCTCACCCGCATCCACGTGGAGGAGGACCCGGGCCGGCTCGTGCACATGGGAAATGCCGAACGCGGGCGGTACTCCCTTGTGGATTACAACCGTGCCGGCATCCCGCTCATCGAGATTGTCTCCGAGCCGGACATGCGCTCGCCAAAGGAGGCAAGGAAATTCCTCAACAAGCTCCGCGCCACGCTCGAATACCTTGGCGTCTTTGATTCGGAAAAGGAGGGATCGCTGCGTGTCGATGCAAACATCTCTCTGCGGGGAAACGAGCGCGTGGAAGTCAAGAACATCACCTCCTATAAAGGAGTGGAAAAGGCGCTCACCTTCGAAGTGACCCGGCAAAAGAACCTGATCCGGCGCGGCCTTCCCGTGGAACGCGAGACCCGGCACTACCTTGAGGCCCGGGGGATCACCCAGTCGGCCCGCTCCAAGGAGACGGAGAACGATTACCGGTACTTCCCCGAGCCCGACCTCCGGCCCCTCCGGGTCCAGTCATGGGTAAAGGATATCGCGCTCCCCGAGCTTCCGGATGCCCGGCGCGAACGGTTCGTTACCCAGTACAGCTGCTCGCTGAACCATGCCCGGACCCTGACCGGCGAACTCAAAATGGCCAACTTCTTTGAGGGCGTGGTTTCCGGCGACCGGGCGGGGCTGTGCAGCCTTGCGGCCACGTGGATTGCCGACACTCTTGCCGGGGAACTTAACTACCGGAACATGGGGATCGACTGTGTAGACCCGCACCGCTTCGGCAGCCTGCTTGCCATTCTCAGGGCCGGAACCATCACGGATAAAAGCGGTGTCGAAGTCCTCCGGGTCATGCTCGATGAGCAGCTCAAAGGAGAGACCGTGGAGACGCCCGAAGCGATCGTAGCACGGCTCAACCTTGCAAAGACTGCCGGGGATGACGGGGCCCTTGCCGCTGCGGTAAAAGAAGTAATAAGCGAAAATCCAAAAGCAATCGAGGATTACAAGGCCGGAAAGAACGGGGCGATAAACTTCCTTGTCGGCCAGGTAATGAAAAAGACCCGGGGCCGCGCCGATCCCGGAGAACTCAACCGTCTGGTAGTCGCGGCCCTGAAGGATGGGGGACAGTGATCTGACGTGCACCTGATCGTTGCTGAAAAGAACATCTCGGCCCACCGGATTGCCCAGATCCTGGCCGGAGGTACCAGGGTTATCGAGAAAAAGGATGCCGGGGTATCCACCTACAGTTTTGGGGATACTATCACGGTGGGGCTGCGCGGCCACGTGGTGGAAGTGGATTTCGAGCCCGGCTATGAGAACTGGCGCAGCGAAAAGTACACACCCCGCAGCCTGATCGATGCAAAAACCATCAAGGTGCCTACCGAAAAAAGGATCGTTTCCCTTGTCCAGAAACTTGCCCGCCATGCAGACCGGGTTACCATTGCCACTGATTTTGATACCGAGGGGGAACTGATCGGGAAAGAGGCCTATGAATTGGTGCGTGCGGTCAATAAGAACGTAAAGATCGACCGGGCCCGGTTCTCCGCGATCACAGCGCAGGAGATTGGTTCTGCCTTTGCAAACACAACTGACCTTGATTTTGCTCTTGCCGCTGCCGGCGAAGCCCGCCAGTCCATCGATCTCATGTGGGGCGCATCGCTCACCCGGTTTATATCGCTTGCCGCAAAGAGGGGAGGCAACAATATCTTATCCGTGGGCCGGGTCCAGAGCCCCACGCTCTCCATGATCGTTGACCGGGAAAAAGAGATCGAGAAGTTTGTCCCGGAGAAGTACTGGCAGCTGGGCCTTCTTACGGAAAAGGCGGGCGAGCAGATCGAGGCCCGGCACACAAACGGCCGCTTCAAGGACCAGAAGGCAGCAGAACTTGCCCGTGACCGGACAAAAGAACCGCTCGTGGTAACCGAGGTCAGGGAAGGTACAAAACAGGACCGGTCCCCGTCCCCGTTCGACACCACCACCTACATTGTTGCAGCAGCCCGGCTGGGTTTTTCTGCTGCAAATGCGATGCGGATTGCCGAAGAACTGTACATGAACGGGTACATCTCGTACCCCAGAACGGACAATACCGTATACCCGGCATCCCTTGACCTCAATGGCGTGCTTGCCACGATAAGGAACTCGCCCTTTACAAAAGACGTTGACTGGATCATTTCCCACCGGCGGGCCGAGCCTACACGAGGGAAGAAATCCTCTACCGATCACCCGCCGATCTATCCCACCGGTGTTGCCACCCGGGAAGGGATCGGGGATGACGCATTCCGGATCTACGAACTGGTGCTGCGCCGGTTTTTGGCAACGCTTGCCCCGGATGCACTCTGGAAGACCCTCAAGGTGAACTTTGAGGCCGGTGGCGAAACCTACACCGTGACCGGAGGGCTCCTGCTCGAACCGGGCTGGCATGCGGTGTACCCGTTCTCCGAAGCAAAGGAGACGATCCTCCCGGCATTTGTTACCGGAGAGAAACTACCGATACGAAAAGTCAACCTTGAGGAAAAGGAGACCCTTCCCCCTGCCCGGTACACGCAGAGCAAGCTCATCCAGAGGATGGAAGAGCTTGGCCTTGGCACCAAGAGTACGCGCCATGAGGTGATAGCACGGCTTGTCTCCCGCAAATATATCGAAGGTAATCCCCTTCGTCCGACCCTTGTGGGCCGGGTAGTGACCGAGGCGCTGGAGCAGAACGCCGATACGATCACCAAACCCGAGATGACCCAGACAATCGAATCGCACATGCAGCAGATAAAGGAGAGCAAGCGGACCCGCGACGATGTGATTGCGGAATCGCGCAGCATGCTGCATAAGGCATTTGACCAGCTCGAGGCAAACGAGCAGGTGATAGGAAACGATATCCGGGACCGCACCGCAGAGGAACTCAACCTGGGCCGCTGCCCGGCCTGCGGCGGGACGCTTGCGATCAAGCACATGCGGGGATCGACCCAGTTCATTGGCTGTTCGCGGTACCCTGAGTGTACATTCAATATCGGTCTCCCGGTCACCCAGTGGGGCTGGGCAGTCCGCACCGACGATATCTGCGACAAGCACCACCTCCACTTCGTGCGCCTTGTCAGGAAGGGCGCCCGTCCCTGGGATATCGGCTGCCCGCTCTGCCACCATATCAGCTCCAATGCAGAGTCCCTCACCGAGATCCCCTCCATGGATGAGGCCCTTCTCGAAAAGGCGCGATCAAAGCATATCTACACAGTCGCGGAGATCGCACGGAGCGAGCCGGATGCCCTTGCAAAGTCCCTTGACCTGCCCTTAGAGAAAGCAGGGAAACTAAAAAGTGAAGCCGGGATTGTCCTTGAAAAGCTGCGGCGGCGCTCCGAGTGCCGCAAGTTTTTGCGCAACCACCTGATCCCGCGCAAGGGGCGCAGCTATGCAAAGATCATGGAAGCCCTCGGTCAGTCCGGGGTAACAGATCTCGCAAGCCTTGCCCATGCAACCCCGGCAACACTCCAGCAGGCCGGTATTGGCGAAACCGAGGCCCGTGACCTTCTTACTGAGGCCCGGCTCACCCATAACAGCCAGCTCTTAAAAGGGACCGGTATCCCGGCCGTGAGCCTGAAAAAGTACCTGGAAGCCGGCGTTTCCGGTCCTGAAGATTTTGTCTCCACCGGGGCAGAGAAACTTGCGACCTTAACCGGGATGAGCACCGGCACGATAAACCGGCACCTGGCCCTTGTCTGCGAGTACCTGCACCGCCCCGTGCCG
Proteins encoded in this window:
- a CDS encoding DUF167 domain-containing protein; the encoded protein is MFTPGDTSFPEAKMSTIADAVLEDRDGVLVSIEVTAGAKSDLFPAGYNEWRKAIGCRVAAPAVNGKANKAVIGIISAGTGVPAASVTIVAGLTSSQKKVRIAGITKERLSGLLFSKD
- a CDS encoding dihydroorotase, with amino-acid sequence MESAPGLVLVNVQLPDGRRTDITIRNGRVVHAGAGVAAGDKKIDCTSLFVLPAAVDIHVHMRGGSQSAKEDWETGSRSALAGGVTVVVDQPNTIPPLTSPELFLNRVRDAQAHSSCSFAVNSGITPGTPIEAMWMAGAMAFGEIFFAPSSYGEAVDKAVFSRALNRIQALGGLATVHAEGITPGEDTGLAAHDALRSGVQEKEAVIAVRECNTCGCRLHFCHMSTAGSIDAAQGSVEVTPHHLFLSREMTGDADCRFKVNPPVRTERERKSLWERWDRIDVIASDHAPHTAAEKALPFPDAPSGVPGVGTLVPLLMAKVLDKQISLADVIRKTSTAPAALIGIPPAGFSPGDRADFALYPRSSSTVEPEFLHSRCGWTPFEGLPAIFPRTVILGGEIAFCDGEFFDTHPAWYPGKGYLPSP
- a CDS encoding YwbE family protein; translated protein: MDKRSDTRANGTRRDAIRPGCIVDIVLKEDQRSGKVTRGIVQDLLTNSATHPHGIKVRLRDGRVGRVACVIGTEESSGTGH
- a CDS encoding type II toxin-antitoxin system HicB family antitoxin, whose amino-acid sequence is MRDLITTAEIWKEGSMYTSYCPELDIASCGHTQEEARKNLREVIAIQLEETEKLGTLDDLLNESGYTREGNVIKTGKKIVCFEEIRIPVSIQ
- a CDS encoding type II toxin-antitoxin system HicA family toxin is translated as MRIFEKAGCTFIRQSGDHLIFHHPSAKRAVVIPRYDEVPVTIILNNMKTIGMTREDYLRQIHE
- a CDS encoding nucleotidyltransferase family protein; translated protein: MDIYELIAQKRPDILALADRFAIKNIRIFGSVARKEATEKSDIDFLVEFPPGTSLITHAAFQQELSELLGRSVDVASANGINEHFRRIVLQEAVPL
- a CDS encoding asparagine synthase C-terminal domain-containing protein, which translates into the protein MTSFTCTGWVERDGTRLSPAEIEKVVRADPAGVRTFGGEFFLSWDTCHARDHFGIIPGPGPKGALVCNGEVLSLIEPDPAPCTLEEAIVTAVRLRSDEGVTALSGGVDSGLVAALAQRECVAVGMKGSHDLARARRAADLLGLTCTEVEITSPEIETALPKVIAAIPKKDPVNTGIALTMYFVARWAGEHGYRRILAGQGADELFGGYARYLTSPTLEEDLARDVAGLEFQAARDQAVAALFGTYLSMPYLDIRVVRAARAIPACEKVRDGQRKIPLREIAAHHIPQELAGYEKKAMQYGSGVWGELKKLARKNGYKTSVQDYIDHIGRVEHGH
- the gatC gene encoding Asp-tRNA(Asn)/Glu-tRNA(Gln) amidotransferase subunit GatC, encoding MVTEKDVEHIGELADIGIDTHELATFTGQFNAIVEYFDVLDRVKGDGAVSRDLYNILRDDEIEPSLPQEEALKNAGAQEDGFIKAPRVM
- the gatA gene encoding Asp-tRNA(Asn)/Glu-tRNA(Gln) amidotransferase subunit GatA, which produces MAEHTIRFEPDDRYNAFLTVCPHPDHGKGDLSGIAVAVKDNISTLGIETTCASKILKGYVPPYDAHAVTLLKNAGAAVAGKTNMDEFGMGTSTENSAFGPTLNPRDTGRVPGGSSGGSAAAVAAGMVRMALGTDTGGSIRCPAAFCGIVGLKPTYGRVSRYGLIAYANSLETIGPMAANVSDVSLLMSVIAGHDRRDTTSYDRPYQHTPSAEIKRLRIGIPEEYFGAGVDPEVASVVKRAIGRLEELGAVTVPCSIPSMEYALAAYYVICTSEASSNLARFDGVRYGPAADTKKSWHAAYQDVRKQGFGPEVRRRIMLGTFALSSGYYGKYYAKAQVARENVRKDFARLLTDVDVLCGPTMPTIAFKLGEKSDPLSMYLSDILTVPVNLAGIPAISVPCGKVQGMPVGLQVMGRPFEDERVVDVAYAYEQAVKA